In one Bombyx mori chromosome 4, ASM3026992v2 genomic region, the following are encoded:
- the LOC101737740 gene encoding patronin isoform X2, whose translation MEKLDITNANMEATDFVDTKQSKQRASIKWLLSKAFNNRVPENLQEPFYRDHEDLEHLKPPICGGLANAELYCLALANMYSDPNYHSLNHWNILQTLVRKGIDVPDPPDCALTETVLIQTNPLKMGAHMVVIEALMKLYAREVVTADRVWAAAQRFGATLPPINSASTHEAGILCWVNAACAAFNKAEESTPPVPTVSSLQDLCEGTSLAALVSFYCPEALPRSALRVGRVASIQDCLHNLMLVHDFCANYLPHNIFHMMPEDVTYMRGSMKQNLVAMLADLFNVLEVHPVKSVKCPGSEREACNEHGVRPRRALPAPAPSPIPDLRPDRPPHDLHHAVPFAVPRSPSACSGRPAPRRSASSTPERRSCSPQRDQFVVHRGKAVTTLASLARRDDDNGYEAGPIVPAGRPTRGEGRDSFAGRRSRRGSVSDDSQLTVENFGGSQDTLHFAGRNPEKELAIVTNVRKISAPAGPLDSYNPPLRSSRQDIRGSFQLFDDYNGAPDERFKVERPPPQLSDPPAPLRRQRSTDAVNSPTTNYFTYKGGGDGGGGGGGGGGFYLGDNRDATDGEAIKTSFADLNKIRTNGDQTGAASQFGPVETEQTDRRKTTTFSTPPLNTTTWQQQFLQQENQLNGEEGAGEGGAGGGGAMAAQLNNIRLKLEEKRRRIELDKRRAEQALSRQRQQLGHQAFLQAVTRGKGARTPPEDEPKQEPALTQDMVVEPPSQSVDNVVLEQYQQSIAKMNSSLQDIQSDIARLANQQNQLQHQQHQQHQHQQAKQLFQQQPQPQLVPQSQPPPSPAPYQQHYQPNIPQLHSQFSSQHNVARSPLSGFGSTPHLPRDLRDQREMWDQRDQRDLRDVRDQYYPAQYRDMDEYSRQQFYLHDSPPPPQRRTWAQHAQHQHEQEHRGWQLHQQSQPQYQREPEPRTWRSPSPSASPQPPAERSWTPQGFTQPFHVHYSQQNGNDTQNHLSYVVSEQQHQHHTHQQHSHQQQQPLKPQQLHQRQASPAPPPPDDMQPQNISFIGNAEDDALRHGIARLNISSGTRTYRIPSPTRPTLARNSFQQEELPENEKGFYISFDNEQPKRAKPPLRPKRMSPKKERSSEAPSPERGPGAAWGDRVPAHEEPCVPRRAPSPSPERARPSSPQPAAALLIGEMNPDPNSAEEMERKKERIMLLSLQRRQRADEARARAEAAAAARRAREDAAQELKQARKEEQARRREAILQQYKLKKAIEEAEREGKVIDKSELLESMKHGSSPASSNPRLRSRGATTRARPKTIHVDTGALHAAEGMLAKQPSATNLAAGGGSVRRDYYRGSQDSLAERAGLYRDSPVDDRGGMSPSSASSGPLGRRGSCKTSRERVNEEPQSSRGRSKYTSYQSNFKAGRKSSSLMNLCDSGLGRATPPRRAASPAHRTAASGPGSLPGALPGAIGKRRQHDDNSDVSSTHSSIMDYSGPRLYKQPTTKSNRGIMLNAVEYCVFPGAVNAEAKRRVLDEVARSESKHFLVLFRDAGCQFRALYSYCPETDLIAKLYGTGPKVVNDRMFDKFFKYNSGSKCFSQVHTKHLTVTIDAFTIHNSLWQGKKVQLPSKKDMALVI comes from the exons GACTTGGAACACTTGAAGCCACCTATATGCGGCGGTTTGGCCAACGCGGAGCTGTACTGCCTGGCGCTGGCCAACATGTACTCGGATCCGAACTACCATAGCCTCAACCATTGGAACATCCTGCAGACCCTAGTCAGGAAGGGAATCGACGTTCCCGACCCACCCGACTGCGCGCTCACCGAAACAGTTTTAATTCAAACGAATCCGCTAAAAATG GGCGCGCACATGGTCGTAATCGAAGCACTGATGAAGCTGTACGCTCGAGAGGTTGTGACCGCGGACCGCGTGTGGGCGGCGGCGCAGCGTTTCGGTGCTACGCTGCCGCCCATCAACTCGGCCTCCACCCACGAGGCGGGTATCCTGTGTTGGGTCAACGCGGCCTGCGCTGCATTCAACAAGGCTGAG GAATCAACTCCGCCCGTGCCGACGGTGTCCAGTCTCCAAGATCTGTGCGAAGGCACATCCTTGGCGGCGTTAGTGTCGTTCTACTGTCCCGAAGCGTTGCCTCGCTCTGCGCTGCGGGTGGGCCGCGTCGCTTCGATACAGGATTGTCTGCACAACCTGATGCTGGTGCACGACTTCTGCGCCAACTACCTGCCTCATAACATATTCCACATGATGCCCGAAGACGTCACTTACATGAGAGG gtcaatgaaacaaaatttagtAGCGATGCTCGCCGACCTGTTCAACGTGCTAGAAGTTCATCCGGTCAAATCAGTAAAGTGCCCGGGAAGCG AGCGCGAGGCGTGCAACGAGCACGGCGTGCGGCCGCGCCGCGCCCTGCCCGCCCCCGCGCCCTCGCCCATCCCCGACCTGCGCCCCGACCGCCCGCCGCACGACCTGCACCACGCCGTGCCCTTCGCAG TGCCCCGTTCGCCGTCGGCGTGCAGCGGGCGGCCCGCGCCCCGCCGCTCGGCCAGCTCGACGCCCGAGCGGCGCAGCTGCAGCCCGCAACGCGATCAGTTCGTCGTGCACCGCGGCAAGGCGGTCACCACGCTCGCCTCCCTAGCCAGGAGGGACGACGACAATG GATACGAGGCGGGTCCCATAGTGCCGGCGGGGCGGCCCACCCGCGGCGAGGGCCGGGACAGCTTCGCGGGGCGGCGGTCGCGGCGCGGCTCCGTGTCCGACGACAGCCAGCTCACGGTCGAGAACTTCGGCGGCTCGCAGGACACGCTGCACTTCGCCGGACGGAACCCCGAGAAGGAGCTGGCCATCGTCACCAACGTCAGGAAGATATCTGCGCCCGCAG GACCCTTAGACAGCTACAACCCACCCCTGCGATCATCGCGACAAGACATCCGAGGCTCATTCCAACTGTTCGACGACTACAACGGCGCTCCCGACGAACGATTCAAGGTGGAGCGGCCTCCGCCGCAGCTCAGCGACCCCCCCGCGCCGCTCCGCCGCCAGCGCAGCACGGACGCCGTCAACTCGCCGACAACCAACTACTTCACGTACAAGGGCGGCGGggacggcggcggcggcggcggcggcggcggcggcttcTACCTCGGCGATAACAGGGACGCCACCGACGGCGAAGCGATCAAGACTAGCTTCGCCGATCTCAACAAGATCAGGACTAACGGTGACCAGACAG GCGCCGCGTCACAGTTCGGTCCGGTGGAGACGGAGCAGACGGATCGGCGGAAGACCACGACGTTCTCAACGCCGCCGCTGAACACGACGACGTGGCAGCAACAGTTCTTGCAGCAGGAGAACCAACTCA ACGGCGAGGAGGGCGCCGGCGAGGGCGGCGCGGGAGGGGGCGGCGCCATGGCCGCACAGCTCAACAACATCCGCCTCAAGCTGGAGGAGAAGCGGCGGCGCATCGAGCTGGACAAGCGGCGCGCGGAGCAGGCGCTCTCCCGCCAGCGCCAGCAGCTCGGCCACCAGGCCTTCCTGCAGGCCGTCACCAGG GGCAAGGGCGCCCGCACTCCGCCGGAGGACGAGCCCAAGCAGGAACCCGCACTAACGCAG GACATGGTTGTTGAACCGCCGAGTCAATCTGTCGATAACGTGGTTTTAGAGCAATACCAGCAGTCGATAGccaa AATGAACTCGAGCCTGCAAGATATACAAAGCGACATAGCGAGATTAGCGAACCAACAGAATCAGTTGCAGCATCAGCAACATCAGCAACACCAGCATCAACAG GCGAAGCAGTTGTTCCAGCAACAACCGCAACCCCAGCTTGTACCGCAGTCGCAGCCGCCACCGTCGCCGGCGCCCTACCAGCAACACTACCAACCGAACATTCCACAGCTG CACAGCCAGTTCAGCTCACAGCACAACGTCGCTCGCTCCCCCCTCTCCGGCTTCGGGTCCACGCCGCACTTGCCGCGCGACCTGCGGGACCAGCGGGAAATGTGGGACCAGCGAGATCAACGGGATCTGCGGGACGTGCGAGATCAGTACTATCCGGCGCAGTACCGCGACATGGACGAGTACAGTCGGCAACAGTTCTACCTGCACGACAGTCCGCCCCCGCCGCAGCGACGCACGTGGGCGCAGCACGCGCAGCACCAGCACGAGCAGGAGCACCGCGGCTGGCAG TTACATCAACAAAGTCAGCCGCAGTACCAGAGAGAGCCGGAGCCCCGCACCTGGCGCTCTCCCTCCCCCTCCGCCTCTCCGCAGCCCCCCGCGGAACGGAGCTGGACTCCGCAAGGGTTTACGCAACCCTTCCATGTCCACTATTCCCAACAGAACGGCAACGACACACAAAATCACCTCAGCTACGTGGTCAGCGAACAGCAACACCAACATCACACCCATCAGCAACACTCCCACCAGCAACAACAGCCGCTTAAACCGCAACAACTACATCAGCGGCAAGCCTCCCcagcgccgccgccgcccgaCGACATGCAACCGCAGAACATTTCGTTCATTGGGAACGCGGAAGACGACGCACTGCGGCACGGCATCGCCCGCCTCAACATCTCGTCGGGCACCCGCACCTACCGCATCCCCTCCCCCACGCGACCCACGCTCGCCAGGAACTCGTTCCAGCAGGAGGAGCTCCCCGAGAACGAGAAAGGCTTTTACATATCGTTCGATAACGAACAGCCGAAGCGCGCGAAGCCCCCGCTCCGGCCGAAGCGAATGTCCCCGAAGAAGGAGAGGTCGAGCGAAGCGCCAAGCCCCGAGCGCGGTCCCGGGGCGGCGTGGGGCGACCGCGTGCCCGCGCACGAGGAGCCCTGCGTCCCGCGCCGCGCCCCCTCCCCCTCCCCCGAGCGAGCGCGGCCCAGCTCGCCGCAGCCCGCTGCCGCCCTGCTCATCGGGGAAATGAACCCGGATCCC AACTCTGCGGAGGAAATGGAACGCAAGAAGGAGCGCATAATGTTGTTGTCGCTACAACGGCGGCAGCGCGCGGACGAGGCGCGCGCGCGTGcggaggcggcggcggcggcgcggcgggcgCGCGAGGACGCCGCGCAGGAACTCAAGCAGGCGCGGAAGGAGGAGCAGGCGCGGCGCCGGGAGGCCATCCTGCAGCAGTACAAGCTCAAGAAGGCCATCGAGGAAGCCGAACGAGAG ggTAAAGTGATAGATAAGTCAGAATTATTGGAGAGTATGAAACACGGCAGCAGTCCAGCGAGCAGTAACCCTCGGCTGCGGTCCCGGGGCGCCACCACGCGCGCCCGGCCCAAGACCATCCACGTAGACACGGGCGCACTGCACGCCGCCGAGGGGATGCTCGCCAAGCAACCGTCCGCCACCAACCTCGCAG CGGGCGGCGGCTCCGTGCGGCGCGACTACTACCGCGGCTCGCAGGACTCGCTCGCCGAGCGCGCCGGCCTCTACCGCG ATTCTCCAGTAGACGACCGCGGAGGCATGTccccgagcagcgcctcgagcGGCCCCCTCGGCCGGAGGGGCTCCTGCAAGACTTCCAGAG AGCGCGTGAATGAGGAACCGCAGTCGTCACGTGGAAGGTCTAAATATACGAGTTACCAGAGTAACTTTAAGGCGGGGCGCAAGTCAAGCTCTCTAATGAACTTGTGCG ACTCGGGTCTCGGACGGGCCACGCCGCCGCGCCGAGCCGCCTCCCCCGCGCACCGCACCGCCGCCTCCGGGCCCGGCTCGCTGCCCGGCGCGCTGCCCGGCGCCATCGGCAAGCGCAGGCAGCACGACGACAACTCCGACGTCTCCTCCACGCACTCCTCCATCATGGACTACTCCG GTCCCCGGCTGTACAAGCAGCCGACGACCAAGTCGAACCGCGGCATAATGCTGAACGCGGTGGAGTACTGCGTGTTTCCGGGCGCCGTGAACGCGGAGGCCAAGCGGCGCGTGCTGGACGAGGTGGCGCGCTCCGAGTCTAAGCACTTCCTCGTGCTGTTCCGGGACGCGGGCTGCCAGTTCCGCGCGCTCTACTCCTACTGCCCCGAAACGGACCTCATCGCCAAACTCTACGGCACCGGCCCGAAAGTCGTCAACGACAGGATGTTCGACAAGTTCTTCAA GTACAACTCCGGCAGCAAGTGCTTCTCGCAGGTCCACACGAAGCATCTGACGGTCACCATCGACGCGTTCACGATACACAACTCGCTGTGGCAGGGCAAGAAGGTGCAGCTACCCAGCAAGAAGGACATGGCCTTAGTCATATAA